Proteins from one Sylvia atricapilla isolate bSylAtr1 chromosome 1, bSylAtr1.pri, whole genome shotgun sequence genomic window:
- the PSMG4 gene encoding proteasome assembly chaperone 4, with protein MEAAGGGGAAGGIALHDFSGQLGEQRVHFHAMRLRDSLFLWVGAAPALASLAVAMCSPRDSIPVAASLLGDPSDTASSCLAQRLASKTKKQIFVSYNLQNTDSNFTLLIENRIKEEMTAFPEKF; from the exons ATggaggcggcgggcggcggcggagcggcgggcggCATCGCCCTGCACGACTTCAGCGGGCAGCTGGGCGAGCAGCGGGTGCACTTCCACGCCATGCGGCTGCGGGACTCGCTCTTCCTCTGGGTGGGCGCCGCGCCCGCCCTCGCCAGCCTGGCCGTCGCCATGTGCAGCCCCCGT GACAGCATCCCGGTGGCCGCCTCGCTCCTGGGGGACCCCTCGGACAccgcctcctcctgcctggcgCAGCGCTTGG cCAGCAAGACCAAAAAGCAGATATTTGTCAGCTACAATCTTCAAAACACAGACAGCAATTTCACCTTACTCATAGAAAACAGGATCAAAGAAGAAATGACAGCTTTTCCAGAGAAGTTCTGA